A genomic window from Dechloromonas sp. A34 includes:
- a CDS encoding M23 family metallopeptidase, producing the protein MRCFAIADGEIVFVGSRGDYGKIIILKFRHRGRSLFAAYAHLSMPVVTTGERVGAGSWIGLTGNTGNAESMEGENHHLHFEIRTVEHPGHGLEGRIDPLDIFGAVPLTTSYYDTRPAMAQKVGSGSPGLKIVGVNVQ; encoded by the coding sequence ATGCGCTGTTTTGCCATCGCGGATGGTGAGATTGTGTTCGTCGGCTCGCGCGGCGACTACGGCAAAATCATCATTCTGAAGTTCAGGCATCGGGGGCGGAGTCTGTTTGCGGCTTATGCCCACCTCAGCATGCCCGTCGTCACAACTGGTGAGCGTGTTGGTGCGGGATCCTGGATTGGCCTGACGGGTAATACAGGAAACGCGGAGTCGATGGAGGGTGAGAATCATCACCTCCACTTCGAGATTCGCACGGTTGAGCATCCCGGGCATGGCCTGGAAGGACGAATCGATCCCCTGGATATCTTCGGTGCCGTGCCGTTAACGACAAGCTATTACGACACCCGGCCGGCCATGGCTCAGAAAGTCGGGAGCGGAAGCCCCGGACTGAAGATCGTTGGAGTCAATGTGCAATGA
- a CDS encoding antitoxin Xre/MbcA/ParS toxin-binding domain-containing protein, whose amino-acid sequence MPTLAKVTAPKPEAAAVLSKAVARAAERLDISRSLLAKVLGVSPPTVTRLYSGAYLLDQRRKEWEFALLFVRAFRSLDSIVGDEATARKWLTGENHGLNGRPIELMQNTEGLVRVVQYLDASRGLV is encoded by the coding sequence ATGCCCACACTAGCCAAAGTCACCGCCCCAAAACCCGAAGCCGCCGCCGTCCTGAGCAAGGCGGTGGCCCGCGCCGCCGAGCGTCTGGACATTTCCCGTTCCTTGCTGGCCAAGGTATTGGGGGTCAGTCCGCCCACCGTGACGCGCTTGTATAGCGGTGCCTATCTGCTCGACCAGCGGCGCAAGGAGTGGGAGTTCGCGTTGTTGTTCGTGCGGGCGTTTCGCTCCCTGGATTCCATCGTCGGCGACGAGGCGACGGCCCGCAAATGGCTGACTGGCGAGAACCACGGCTTGAACGGCCGGCCGATCGAATTGATGCAGAACACGGAAGGGCTGGTACGTGTCGTTCAATACCTGGACGCCTCGCGCGGTCTCGTCTGA
- the hyi gene encoding hydroxypyruvate isomerase: MPKFAANLSFLFTEVPFPERFKKAAAAGFNGVEYMFPYDYPPHDVADWLRDNDLEQVLFNVAPGDWAAGERGLACLPHRQGEFAESVEQALNCAMVLDCERLHCLAGLAPAGIPEAELEATYIANLRHAADRFATIGATVMIEPINSRIDMPGYWLDDVAKGFRLLEAIDRSNVKLQYDIYHAQIIAGDLARTLEANLHHIGHIQIADNPGRHEPGTGEINYPFLFDCLDRLGYDGWVGCEYKPLTTTEAGLGWMPK; this comes from the coding sequence ATGCCAAAGTTCGCTGCCAATCTGAGTTTCCTGTTTACCGAGGTGCCTTTTCCGGAGCGCTTCAAAAAGGCTGCCGCCGCAGGCTTCAATGGGGTCGAATACATGTTTCCCTACGACTACCCGCCGCATGACGTGGCGGACTGGTTGCGCGACAACGACCTCGAGCAGGTGCTGTTCAACGTCGCACCCGGCGACTGGGCGGCCGGCGAGCGCGGCCTGGCCTGCCTGCCGCACCGCCAGGGCGAGTTCGCCGAGAGCGTCGAGCAGGCGCTGAACTGCGCCATGGTCCTCGACTGCGAACGCCTACACTGCCTGGCCGGCCTGGCCCCGGCGGGGATTCCCGAAGCCGAGCTGGAAGCCACCTACATCGCCAACCTGCGCCATGCCGCCGACCGCTTCGCGACCATCGGCGCCACGGTGATGATCGAGCCGATCAACAGCCGGATCGACATGCCGGGCTACTGGCTGGACGACGTCGCCAAGGGCTTCCGCCTGCTCGAGGCGATCGATCGCAGCAATGTCAAATTGCAGTACGACATCTATCACGCCCAGATCATCGCCGGCGATCTGGCGCGCACCCTCGAAGCCAACCTTCACCACATCGGCCATATCCAGATCGCCGACAATCCCGGGCGCCATGAGCCGGGCACCGGCGAAATCAATTACCCCTTCCTCTTTGATTGCCTCGACCGGCTCGGCTACGACGGCTGGGTCGGCTGCGAATACAAGCCGCTGACGACCACCGAGGCCGGCCTCGGCTGGATGCCCAAATGA
- a CDS encoding crotonase/enoyl-CoA hydratase family protein has protein sequence MTPPTFTALALSLDQGIAEVRLNRPDKSNAMNDAMWQEIRQAFAWVDATPEARVAILSGAGKNFCAGIDLAMLGSIQQRIAHPDGARSREALRRLILDLQDCLSAIERCRKPVLAAIQGACVGGALDLVTCCDMRYATADAVFAIKEIDLAMVADVGTLQRMPRLIGQGIARELAYTGRHVDAAEAEKLGLINRVFATAEELSAGVRQLAASIAAKSPLATRGLKEVMNYSRDHSVADGLDFVATWNTGVLLSGDLNEAIAAQREKRAPNFGD, from the coding sequence ATGACCCCACCGACCTTTACCGCCCTCGCCCTCAGCCTCGACCAGGGCATCGCCGAAGTCCGCCTCAACCGGCCGGACAAGTCGAATGCGATGAACGACGCGATGTGGCAGGAAATCCGCCAGGCCTTCGCCTGGGTCGACGCCACCCCGGAAGCCCGGGTCGCCATCCTCAGCGGCGCCGGCAAGAACTTCTGCGCCGGCATCGACCTCGCCATGCTGGGCAGCATCCAGCAACGCATCGCCCACCCGGACGGCGCGCGTAGTCGCGAAGCCTTGCGCCGCCTGATCCTCGACCTGCAGGACTGCCTGAGTGCGATTGAGCGCTGCCGCAAACCGGTGCTCGCCGCCATCCAGGGCGCCTGCGTCGGCGGCGCCCTCGACCTCGTGACCTGCTGCGACATGCGCTACGCGACGGCGGATGCCGTGTTCGCGATCAAGGAAATCGACCTCGCCATGGTCGCCGATGTAGGCACCCTGCAACGCATGCCCCGCCTGATCGGCCAAGGCATCGCCCGCGAACTGGCCTACACCGGGCGCCACGTCGATGCCGCCGAAGCCGAAAAGCTCGGCCTGATCAACCGGGTTTTCGCCACCGCGGAAGAGCTCAGCGCCGGCGTCCGCCAACTGGCCGCAAGCATCGCCGCCAAATCCCCCCTCGCCACCCGCGGCCTCAAGGAAGTAATGAACTACAGCCGCGACCACTCGGTCGCCGACGGCCTCGACTTCGTCGCTACCTGGAATACAGGGGTGTTGCTTTCTGGCGATCTCAATGAAGCCATCGCCGCACAACGCGAGAAGCGAGCCCCGAATTTCGGGGATTGA
- a CDS encoding FAD-linked oxidase C-terminal domain-containing protein, with the protein MSPIMPNAEPSFQTDRRQLVACLKLLLPAHCLLSDDEDLRPYECDGLTAYREMPLAVCLPESEAQVVDVLRTCHSLGVPVVARGAGTGLSGGAMPHAQGVVLSLARFNKILRLDRDARLAVVQPGVRNLAVSEAAAPYGLYYAPDPSSQIACTLGGNVAENSGGVHCLKYGLTVHNVLRLRVVSIEGEIFEIGSAAPDAPGYDLLALLIGSEGMLGVVTEVTVKLVPKPELAQVVMASFADVGQAGDAVAAIIAAGIIPAGLEMMDKAATAAVEPYVKAGYDLNAAAILLCEADGTPEEVAEEIARVTTVLREAGASDIRVSQSEAERLRFWAGRKAAFPAVGRITPDYYCMDGTIPRKRLAEMLSAIAAMEKKYGLRCANVFHAGDGNLHPLIMYDAAQPGEWARAEAFGAEILELSVALGGSITGEHGVGIEKINQMCVQYKTPELDAFRGIKAAFDETGLLNPGKAVPSLHRCAEYGRMHVHQGDLKFPELERF; encoded by the coding sequence ATGAGTCCGATCATGCCGAACGCCGAACCCAGCTTTCAGACCGACCGCCGTCAGCTGGTAGCGTGCCTCAAACTGCTTCTCCCGGCGCATTGCCTGCTCAGCGACGACGAGGATCTTCGCCCCTACGAATGCGACGGCCTCACCGCCTACCGCGAAATGCCGCTCGCCGTCTGCCTGCCGGAAAGCGAAGCGCAGGTCGTCGACGTCCTGCGCACCTGCCACAGCCTCGGCGTGCCGGTCGTCGCCCGCGGCGCCGGCACCGGCCTCTCGGGCGGCGCGATGCCGCATGCCCAGGGCGTCGTGCTGTCGCTGGCCCGCTTCAACAAGATCCTGCGTCTCGACCGCGACGCCCGGCTCGCCGTGGTCCAACCGGGCGTGCGCAATCTGGCGGTGTCGGAAGCGGCGGCGCCCTACGGCCTCTACTACGCGCCCGATCCCTCGTCGCAGATCGCCTGCACGCTGGGCGGCAACGTCGCCGAGAACTCGGGCGGCGTGCATTGCCTGAAATACGGGCTGACCGTGCACAACGTGCTGCGCCTGCGGGTGGTCAGCATCGAAGGCGAGATTTTCGAGATCGGCTCGGCAGCGCCGGATGCGCCGGGCTACGACCTGTTGGCGCTGTTGATCGGTTCCGAGGGCATGCTCGGCGTGGTCACCGAAGTCACCGTCAAGCTGGTCCCCAAGCCGGAACTGGCCCAGGTCGTCATGGCATCGTTCGCCGACGTCGGCCAGGCCGGCGATGCGGTGGCGGCAATCATCGCCGCCGGCATCATTCCGGCCGGGCTGGAAATGATGGACAAGGCGGCGACTGCCGCCGTCGAGCCCTACGTCAAGGCCGGTTACGACCTGAATGCCGCGGCCATACTGCTCTGCGAGGCGGACGGCACGCCCGAGGAGGTCGCCGAGGAAATCGCCCGCGTCACGACGGTGCTGCGCGAAGCCGGGGCCAGCGACATCCGCGTCTCGCAGTCGGAGGCCGAACGTCTGCGCTTCTGGGCCGGGCGCAAGGCGGCCTTCCCGGCGGTCGGGCGGATCACCCCGGATTATTACTGCATGGACGGCACCATCCCGCGCAAACGGCTGGCCGAGATGCTGTCCGCCATCGCCGCCATGGAAAAGAAGTACGGGTTGCGCTGCGCCAACGTCTTCCATGCCGGCGACGGCAACCTCCACCCGCTGATCATGTACGACGCCGCCCAGCCCGGCGAATGGGCGCGGGCCGAAGCCTTCGGCGCCGAGATCCTTGAATTGTCGGTGGCGCTCGGCGGCTCGATCACCGGCGAACACGGGGTCGGCATCGAAAAGATCAACCAGATGTGCGTGCAATACAAGACGCCGGAGCTCGACGCCTTTCGCGGCATCAAGGCGGCTTTCGACGAAACGGGCCTGCTCAACCCCGGCAAGGCCGTACCCAGTCTGCATCGCTGCGCCGAATACGGCCGCATGCATGTCCATCAGGGCGACCTGAAGTTTCCCGAACTGGAGCGATTCTGA
- a CDS encoding glycerate kinase type-2 family protein, producing the protein MMPRAMLRALFDAAIAAADPARCVPPCLPPDDGGRLIVIGAGKASAAMAQAVERQWSGPLDGLVVTRYGHGVPCERIEIVEAAHPVPDVAGELAAQRILDKVRGLSESDRVLALISGGGSALLAAPAAGITLAEKRAITSSLLRSGASIGEINCVRKHLSAIKGGRLAVAAWPASVLTLAISDVPGDDPAVIASGPTVADPSTALDALNVLDSYAIDLPQSLRCQLEEGELETPKAGDPHLTRSTFRLVASPRQMLEAAAEAALQMGLTPLILGDAIEGEAREVGKVLAGIALSCARHGFPLRAPGVLLSGGETTVTLKGEGRGGRNTEFLLGLAQALDGAPGIHALAADTDGIDGSENNAGAFVGPETLARAWEQGVDIQRHLAANDAWGYFSALGDLLVTGPTRTNVNDFRAIFVGME; encoded by the coding sequence ATGATGCCGCGCGCAATGCTCCGTGCGCTGTTCGACGCGGCCATCGCCGCCGCCGACCCGGCGCGCTGCGTACCGCCCTGCCTGCCGCCGGACGATGGCGGCCGGCTGATCGTGATCGGTGCCGGCAAGGCCTCGGCGGCCATGGCGCAGGCCGTCGAGCGACAGTGGTCGGGCCCGCTCGATGGCCTTGTGGTCACGCGTTACGGTCACGGTGTGCCTTGCGAGCGCATCGAAATCGTCGAAGCGGCGCACCCGGTGCCGGACGTGGCCGGCGAACTGGCGGCGCAGCGCATCCTCGACAAGGTGCGCGGGCTGAGCGAAAGCGACCGCGTGCTGGCGCTGATTTCCGGTGGCGGCTCGGCCTTGCTGGCGGCGCCGGCCGCCGGCATCACGCTGGCCGAGAAGCGCGCCATCACCTCGAGCCTGCTGCGCTCCGGGGCGAGCATCGGCGAGATCAACTGCGTGCGCAAACACCTTTCGGCGATCAAGGGTGGTCGGCTGGCCGTCGCCGCCTGGCCGGCGTCGGTGCTGACCCTGGCGATTTCCGACGTGCCGGGCGACGACCCGGCGGTGATCGCTTCCGGCCCGACGGTGGCCGATCCGAGCACGGCGCTCGATGCGCTGAACGTGCTCGATTCCTACGCCATCGATCTGCCCCAATCCCTGCGTTGCCAACTCGAAGAGGGCGAACTGGAAACGCCCAAGGCGGGCGATCCGCACCTGACGCGCAGCACTTTCCGGCTGGTCGCCAGTCCGCGCCAGATGCTCGAGGCGGCGGCCGAAGCGGCGCTGCAAATGGGCCTGACGCCGCTGATCCTCGGCGATGCGATCGAAGGCGAGGCCCGCGAAGTCGGCAAGGTCCTGGCCGGGATCGCCCTTTCCTGCGCGCGCCACGGCTTCCCGCTGCGGGCGCCGGGCGTGCTGCTCTCCGGCGGCGAAACGACGGTGACCTTGAAAGGCGAAGGGCGGGGCGGGCGCAACACCGAATTCCTGCTCGGTCTGGCCCAGGCTCTCGACGGTGCGCCGGGCATCCACGCCCTGGCCGCCGACACCGACGGCATCGACGGCAGCGAGAACAATGCCGGCGCCTTCGTCGGGCCGGAGACGCTGGCCCGGGCCTGGGAGCAGGGTGTGGATATTCAGCGGCATTTGGCCGCCAACGACGCCTGGGGTTATTTCTCGGCCCTCGGCGACCTGCTGGTCACCGGTCCGACGAGGACCAACGTCAACGACTTCCGCGCCATTTTCGTGGGGATGGAATGA
- a CDS encoding cob(I)yrinic acid a,c-diamide adenosyltransferase translates to MSETNKERKGNRLSKIVTRTGDTGTTGLGDGSRTTKDGLRIDAMGEVDELNSSLGVLLCEELPDAVRSALLDIQHDLFDLGGELCLPGMEVIKDLQVERLEQQVEIFNADLPMLKEFILPGGTRPAALAHLSRTVCRRAERAIVKLSTAEAVSSAARRYVNRLSDLLFILGRVLNRAGGRGDVLWQKGKTAA, encoded by the coding sequence GTGAGCGAAACCAATAAAGAACGCAAGGGCAACCGCCTGTCGAAGATCGTCACCCGCACCGGCGATACCGGCACCACCGGCCTCGGCGACGGCAGCCGGACAACCAAGGACGGCCTGCGCATCGACGCCATGGGCGAGGTCGATGAACTGAACTCCAGCCTCGGCGTGCTGCTCTGCGAAGAGTTGCCGGACGCGGTGCGCAGTGCCCTGCTCGACATCCAGCACGATCTTTTCGACCTCGGCGGCGAACTCTGCCTGCCCGGCATGGAAGTCATCAAGGACCTCCAGGTCGAGCGCCTCGAGCAACAGGTCGAAATCTTCAACGCCGACCTGCCGATGCTCAAGGAATTCATCCTGCCCGGCGGCACCCGTCCGGCGGCGCTCGCCCACCTGAGCCGCACCGTCTGCCGGCGCGCCGAACGCGCCATCGTCAAGCTGTCGACCGCCGAAGCCGTCTCCAGCGCCGCCCGCCGCTACGTCAATCGCCTCTCCGACCTGCTGTTCATCCTCGGCCGCGTCCTCAACCGCGCCGGCGGCCGCGGCGACGTGCTCTGGCAAAAAGGCAAGACCGCGGCATGA
- a CDS encoding DUF1330 domain-containing protein, whose amino-acid sequence MSACVIGHITVKDEEKWAQYRAQVPATLAPWGAELLFRGRLAGTLDGQHRHTDTVVIRFPDRAAVDAWHGSAAYQALIPLRRQAADLDLLTFTD is encoded by the coding sequence ATGAGCGCCTGCGTCATCGGCCACATCACCGTCAAGGATGAGGAAAAATGGGCGCAATACCGCGCCCAGGTCCCGGCGACGCTCGCCCCGTGGGGTGCCGAACTGCTCTTTCGCGGCCGCTTGGCCGGCACCCTGGACGGCCAGCATCGGCACACCGATACAGTCGTCATCCGCTTTCCCGATCGCGCCGCGGTCGATGCCTGGCATGGCTCGGCCGCTTACCAGGCGCTGATTCCGCTGCGCCGGCAGGCCGCCGATCTCGATCTGCTGACCTTTACCGACTGA
- a CDS encoding addiction module protein, with product MSLTYEQIAAEALRLSPEKRADLADLLWISVDRPVDVGAAWIDEAERRADELEAGQTFAVPVDMILSELRAKYPKS from the coding sequence ATGTCACTCACCTACGAGCAGATTGCCGCAGAGGCCTTGAGGCTCAGTCCGGAGAAAAGGGCTGATTTGGCCGATTTACTTTGGATTAGTGTCGATAGGCCGGTTGACGTTGGTGCGGCTTGGATCGACGAGGCTGAGCGTCGTGCAGATGAACTTGAGGCTGGACAAACTTTCGCTGTTCCGGTTGACATGATTCTCTCGGAGCTTCGAGCAAAGTACCCAAAGTCGTGA